Within Primulina tabacum isolate GXHZ01 chromosome 5, ASM2559414v2, whole genome shotgun sequence, the genomic segment tttatttttgaaaatccattTTGTACCAATTATGTTACCATGGTCAGGAGGTGGAACCAAGTCTCACACATCATTTCGAACAAATTGCTCAAGCTCATAATGTATAGCATTaatccaaaactcatctttCAAAGCTTCATCAACATGTTTAGGCTCAATATTGaatataaaacatgaaaatctaACCTGTGAGTAAGTAGAACTCAAGCAAATCAGTCCAGCCATTTTTCGGTAATCAATCTTTTCTTTCTTCCGAGTTTGAACATCTCCACGCATGTttccaattatttgagatgatggatggtttttctgaattttgcttGGAATACACGATCCATCATCTACTGTATCATCATCGCAATGAGGTTCTTCAGATTCAGTGTCTTCAGTGTCACATGTTgtgcagatgttgcaacatctggggcAACATCTGAATTTTCCAGTGAGATTGGATTGTCCAGAAGGTCTTCAACGTCATCTTCAGCAGTTTTCCTCTTGAGATCTGCACAATCATCAAACACCACattaatggattccataatagtcCTAGTTCTTATATTAAACATGCGATAAGCTCGACTATTATTGGCATATTCCAAAAACAAACACTTGTCGCTATTTGAATCAAACTTTGCAAGTTGATCCTTGTCATTCAAAGTGTAACATACACAACCAAAAACACTGAAAATATTTAAGCTTAGGCTTCTTTCCCATTATGATTTCATAAGAAGTCATGGTtgaacaatttcttaaatagaCCCTATTCGAAATATGGCATGCTGTATTAAGGgcttctgcccaaaaacgctttgaaatattctttgaaGCTAGCATCACCCTTGCCATTTCTTGCAAAGTCCTGTTCTTGCGTTCGGCAATGCCATTTTGCTGTGGGGTTTTTGGTGCTGAAAATTCGTGTGAAATACCTTTCCTGTCACAGAAGGATGAGAATGATAtgttttcaaattctttaccGTGATCAGTTATGATCCTTCTCACCTTTAAACTATGGAAGTTTGAGATTCTTGTGAGCAATTGTTTAAACATATCATAAGTGTCCGATTTCTCCCTAATGAAGCTCACCCATGAAAaccgtgagaaatcatcaaaacacacaaaagaatacttcttacctccaatGCTTTCTACTTCCATgggacccataagatccatgtgcaGTAATTCCAGACAGCATGTTGTCCCAGATGTTGGTAACATTGGGTGCGACACGCGGGTCTGTTTTCCTTTTTGACAATCTCCGCACACATATGATATTCCAGATGAAAGATTAGGCATACCTCGTACTGCATCGTACTTGCTCAAgttcttcaaggttttgaaatttgcatgTCCGAGTTTTTGATGCCAAAGGTCAAGTTCGGTGATTTGCACATGTTTGCACGAAAGTTCCTCACCTATTTGATAGCAATTATCCGAAGACCTTGAACCTGTCATAATGCACTTGTTAGattcatcaaaaacttcacaagtatgtttatcaaacttaacatgcaaattatcatcacacaattggcttatgcttatcaaatttgaatttaatccttcaacatgaagcacattgtggagctttggtaGTCCTTCAACTTTCAAAGTACCATTTCCAAAAATTTTTCCCTTAGCTCCCCCTCCATATGTAACTTTGCCACCTTTTTGTTCAACATAATCGGTGAGACATTCTCGTGATCCAGTCATGTGGCGcgagcttccactatcaaagtaccaatgACCTGCAGTGTTAATTTTTAACGAGGTATAGACAACTTTATAGTGTGTTTTtacctttggtacccaaatttGTCTTATTGTAGGTCGATGGTGGGAGGTGTTACGGGAAATGTTGGACAACATTTGGGGCAACATCTGACTCGACTTTTGATTCTTGCGATCATCTctgagtttaaaacagtagggcctgatatgaccaggcttaaagcagtaatgacatacatacCTGCGTTTTCGTTTCTTACAAATTGGTACAGCAGGTTGTCTTTTTAATGAAGAGCTTTTGATTGGTGAATTGGATTGTGGTTGTGGAGATGTATCAGCTTTTCCCTTCACAAAAATAGTAGACTTGGAAGATTCACCTATTTCAAACACACTGTCTTTGAACCCTAAGCCTTTCTTGTCATTtcttcccatcaaaagtatggattcaagcttggatgtgcttgaattaaacttggacaaggtttcagttgccttttgaagttcttctttGGTCTTACCAAGTTCCAAATCCTTTTTGCTCAaaattacttcaagtttggcaACTACGGCTTTTAGTTCAACGTTCTCCTTAATGAGACTTGAGTTCAACTTAGTTTTTTTTGGTCCAATCTTCAAACAGCTCTTCATAAAGCTTTTGCACACTCTCAAGAGTGAGTTCTTCATAATCAGCTTCTGATTCATCATCTCCACTCAAATTTCCAGAAGTTGTGGATTTCAAACATACTGAatttttgcagatgttgcggccAGGTGTGGAAACACCTAAATGATTCACCTGCAACAATTTTCTGTAAATAGTGCAGTCAAGGAGGTTTGACTTTCTTCATCAGTGGATTTCTCCTCAACATCGGATTATTCATCGCTTAGAGACACATTGTAGCCTTTGTTTTTTCGCAATCGGTTAGCACATTCATTGGCATAGTGTCCAAAGCCCTTGCACTCTCTACACTGCACCGAATCATACCTTTTTGGATTGTATTGTCCCTTGCCTTCATTCCGTGGCTGAAATTGTTGCTTGGCAGGGTACTTTTGTGACTTTTCAGGTGCAGGAAGGCTAGGAAATTTAGAtggttgtgcatccttctttttaTCTCGGATTCTTTTCAAGTAATCACCAAATTTTTTTGTGATAAAGGAGATAGAATCCTCGCAGAGATCAGAATCATTGACTTCTTGAGATATTTGAAGGAGTTCATTATGGGAGTCATTTGAAGCTTGGAGTGAAATTGTcttccctttatccttcttctGCATGTCCAAGTTCATCTCGAAAGTACGTAATGAACTGATAAGGTCTTCCAATGCCATCTTAGAAGTGTCCTTAGCCTCATCTATTGcgcaaatttttatgttgaatcttTCGGGCAGAGAACGGAGGACTTTGCTAACTAGACGCTCATTTGAGATAGCTTCTCCAACACTGAATGCCTCATTAGCAATTTCCTGTAGGCGACGATCGTACTCAAGTATGTTCTCAGATTCTTCCATCCTCAACATCTCGAATTTGGAAGTAAGCATCCTTAATCTGGTTTGTCGCACACTCTCAGACCCTTCACAGTGACTTTGGACAATATCCCATGCACTTTTAGCCGAAGTACAGTTTGTGATTAAACTGAACATGTTCATGTCAACCGATGTGAATATAGCATTCAAAGCCTTTGAGTTGTGGTTTGAATTTTGCACTTCATCAGCAGTCCAGTCAGTTTCAGGCTTTGGCTGTTTGTCACCCTCTTGATCATCATGACTGGTGGAGTCCATCCATTGATGACACGCTGCCATGCCCGTTCATCTAGAGATTTTATGTAGTATCTTATTTTGACCTTCCATAGGCTGTAATTGGTACCATCTAGAACTGGTGGTCGAAGTGCTGCGCTTGCAAATGAATTGTCCATTGGATTAGTTCTGTCAAAGcaaaaacaaaaaccagaatcagcacttagtatatcaagagtaggctctgatactacttgttagaattattttgtccgacagatatcaaaattaataaaaatatcagtATATGATGTGaaatagtaaatttgtgttttgtcaGAATTAGATGTTGTTCCAGATGTTACAATATCTCGGACACCATGCAGCGAAACATTgtattttgtaacacaaattcactttaaataaatagatggacaagtataaatacttgtgcggtgccttatggcaaaaattaatcactagaaaaccacAATGTTTACACAAAAAACATATCACTAGTGATTGTatcaaaatcaatttcctcaacaagttgagaaaataaaagctctctaaaataaataaccaaaaccAAAAATAAACGTAATCAAGAAAGCAAAATTTGATCCCGGAAACCACTATCAACTAGATGCAATCATCAGTCAACAtcgttacggatgttgtctATAGATGTTGGCAACATTCAGCGCAACACGGGAATCACCACTCCAAACATAACGACTTCGAGAATAATTTTTCTCTGCAAATCTCTGCTACGTGTGTGTTTGTATGGTCGATATTGAAGCAGCCTTTATCAATGAGCTTTATCtcttatttataggtgaagaATCATATCTCCACAAGGAAACCTAAAATACAAGGAAAGTgagttttattaggaataaactctttttaaacactAATATCATATCTCTTGAATTAAGATCTCATTATCTAAGGAAggcaaaatcatattaaatatttgctcaatcaaatcaacaaggaaaactctattagggaaataaataaaatatatcatttaaaatcgAAATCTTATTTCCCTTCACAACCTTTGTTGGCTCCTCATCCGAGGGACACAGAAGCATGACAGTGGATCAGTGCGAGAAAATGATCCAGAAAATCTTCAGAAGTATGCTTCTTATGAAAACCGTGTTAAATTATTTGTTCTTctaatatggtatcagagcggaaGATAAAACTCTGATCGATCTTCGCTTCGCTTCCAAATCATCTGCTCCACCTATCAATTTGTTCGATTTTTTGACGATGGTGAAAGACGGTGGTCAAGCGGTTAACAAATATCCAAACCACGCTTCCGTGAATCGTATTTTTGCTGAGGATTTGAGCAATCCATACTTCCTGCAAAATGGCCGATCATCCAGGTCTTATCCTTGTATCCTCTTATTCCCATTTGAAAATTTTTGGCtgtttatgttttgtttcgacTCTTGTCTTTGCTCGAGACAAATTCTCCTCTCAAGCAATCAAATATGTGTTCATGGGTTACCCACGGGGCTACAAAGGCTATAAGTTGTTGAATATGAAGATTAATGAGTTGTTTATTTCACGGGATGTCATCTTCCATGAATATTCTTTTCCTTTCAAAGACACTCTATCCTCTCATGCTTCTTCTGATATTTTTTCTGATAATGCCATACTAGTTCATGACTCTCCAATAATCTTTCCCAATGACTTGCAAAAGCACACTAGATCCAATCGTCCCGTTCATACTCCACACCATCTCCATGACTATCACGGCTTTACCACTGAAAGGAGATCGATTATGATGCCCGAAAACGCAATTCgatttcaaaacatatttttaaacaagaaaaccgagcaccccttTAGTGTGTAGAAAATACCAAAATAAACACAAACATGTCTTACATAGTGTATTAAGAAATTtatctatcaatcacaaagattgattattggctccaactaagttgcaAACAATTTAGCTCTTgaaggtagacaatctacaagcttcccttgaacactccttgctcaaatttcttctttccttcaaattaggtccaccactaacaaggtagatccactctaattttgcactagaaaaattagagcatttttctttgagaagtttgtACTTTCATCaacaaaaatgaagaagaaaaattggagAGAATGGGAGCTCAAGTTTCGGCCATTAGGGTGTGGGTGGAGAGAAggattttcttggttgtgtgaAAAGTAAAtttgcatgtgcatgccatgcctagTTTGTTGAAAAAGTTGCCTTCAACCCTTCGccttccaagcatgcatttTATTTGGGCTTTTTACAATTACAAAGtccatgatttttatttaaatatctcaaacacatttgagaccatttaaactttacttgattttactcaagcctacTAGTTGGATAATTATatcctattgggctctacaagacccaatgttatttaattaattcaacacttgaactaatttaattatttagactctactaggtctactagtgtttaattaattcaatactttaattaatttatttagtccataataatgtttataaaaatcacaattttcaaatacattatttatttgagtcatcttttaatttaggaacacttccataaactagaagttacattccccataattctcttatagaagtcatacttttacttttctttgcgcttataaactcctttataagcctttaaacacattgaactatttttcttctcaacgggatctagaaagttagcacttgtgtgaccctcaatggtttaatgatacaactagccgtgggttcacatctcaatatgattcgggactaaacatgtccttatatgagcatacctcagttgctccattcttacttatcaactccttgataataacaatgtcataactcaagtctgatagtacccaatcaatcatgttaaacgcctagcagcttcgcttacatgattccctagatatcaaatgatagtgcctgcaagaactatTCCATTATTGTTAGCGTActatacggtcccttcatctcatatatcccgacagatttgacaactattggtatatcgagagctgtcaaagaatcgagactatgtgtcatgtcgtagttgcatcgatggtgtaatctaagaaatccttttcttaattaccaccaacactctgatcagatatttcaaactacatagaCATGAGATCaaataggatatccatacccgaaggtaagcggtgaatccccgactacaatagaTAGACTCcaatatgtttcgacagaataCCCAactttgccacctgatgaccccatatgagtcgataaacaagtcaaagtgcaatgctaacatgtagagtcacaatgttgtcccggttcataagaactaatggtgtacaaccaaaaactaggacgtttccactcgataagtgaaaaccacttggaaagtcctttacggagggttgttcagtgcactctacgaGGAACACCTCTCTggatgctcggacatcacaatgtcccctaccaatgaaacatggtactcacatcgcaatactagtctcaaactcaagcggcTTTTAtacttcttagcggcggctgaatcgactaagaactgtttagaatatacattattgcaaatatgagttttatgatactcatcatatgagcatctcacattctttctactatttgtatatttaagGACTTTAACTATGCAACAaacatgtgtatacagataaagatgcgccaaaacaataatttcaaatatatttaaaataaagattgtttatacatagagtttcaacatgatccatcgaccaacacttggctcgacgggcacctactctaacattctcccacttgcactagagccaactacccatatgcttcaaacccatcaattcgcgatgcttctcgaataatggtccagataaaggcttagttagtggatcaacaacattatctgcggagcggactttgtcaatcgacacttctcctctttccacaatctctcggaggatgtggtactttctcaatacatgtttggatttctgatgtgacctttgataggatcgattaacgtatcaagagtgtttagaaaggggggttgaataaacactcacaattaaaactgatcttttcgaattttgagttcagtttggtgacaaactgattctcggaatcttgttggtcaatgacaatcagttaaactaaagtagttgcggaaaataactgactgaaagatagaatacgaaactgaaataaaataggcaagggttgtttctggatgttcggagaatttaattactcctacgtcaccccttctatatcaaggatatgatatccactaaaagactttgatcaaatacaagaattgtattgacccacttcagtttggacttaacactgccaaaaactgaaactcttagtattacagaatgttctcagtgcgtaactgatcttagcactatcgaatttcaacgattattacaacttgctaatgagctcaaattgtagccttaactgctacgaatatatcaagtaagattgagctgagattttgacagagtgacagcaagcttttgaatagtctTGACTCGCTATtttttcagctgttcttctgtcatatttataagcttcttttctccaacggtaacttgagatgaatttgaatctttgtatccgttgatttctacttgattatcccttggacattgtttgcttcatttattgtgatgcggcgtcttaattgctttcgccgaaatgcgtttttctaagctgtattaattgaagtgcggcgttgcaatcttctatgtctcttgacggttgattgttctttcccgagatatgttcagttgaagggtgcttagcatacgacagaatatatcaactgatcagtttccaactgatcagtcagttgatttcagttattaagtccagttgctgagttcagtttactcgatcagttggttcgtattttcagttgattcatattttgtcaaacgtcggaatttagtttccaacaatttccccctttatggtgtttgacaaaactaagtaaataataactgaacatctgagctcattgtagataaaataagagattgaatttcttgaactgaaagagatcttgatttaataacagctgaatctaataatatGACTAACTGCTTATGCTGTTTTCTGCTGtttttcaagatgctctttgatctttgatttcttccccttttttgtcaaacaaatccatcttctcagataattttcgaacgtcagtggaaagaattttgacatctgcggagatacttgagacagcagtttgtaaacaagtctgcagcaattccattttattagaaacagaagtttccaatcgctcaactcgttgactgattatatcctgagttgtatagagactttgagctagacctctgttatttttcatctcaagtacagttcgggtaagagactccatgtttgcttgaatggctttcagttttgcggagtcatattcaattgaagaatccaatttgacagtatgagagaattgtgtggattgaattttcttgatttcagtaatcatctgctgcatattgtgctgcatattctggatttcttcaagaacaagatccatttttgtggattgaagaggaggtgactgattagatgttcttggttcatgtgagacttgatcaaagaccaccatggttctatcagataatatcgtttcagagacagtctgtgctggaacatctgtttcaattactgctacttggactggaggagatgaagattgattttgatcaaaaattgggctttcctgctgaataagATTTTCAGTGAAAGGGTCGTGAactgcctccatattttcagcaatctgttgatttggtgattgagtaggcaccactgtttgctcctttagttcagaaacagcaggctgaactggtgcttctgttgagatagaaacctcttgagtgatttgatcagttgagtgatcaacttcttcagaaatggtttcattattcatagattctgtcactactgcttgaattatttcatcaatgttggcaaaattcaactcggcttcagagtacagctgatgttccacagcagatgattgtggcacatcctgaactggttcttcagttgcaacaatagtttgttctgaggatgg encodes:
- the LOC142544290 gene encoding uncharacterized protein LOC142544290, with the protein product MAACHQWMDSTSHDDQEGDKQPKPETDWTADEVQNSNHNSKALNAIFTSVDMNMFSLITNCTSAKSAWDIVQSHCEGSESVRQTRLRMLTSKFEMLRMEESENILEYDRRLQEIANEAFSVGEAISNERLVSKVLRSLPERFNIKICAIDEAKDTSKMALEDLISSLRTFEMNLDMQKKDKGKTISLQASNDSHNELLQISQEVNDSDLCEDSISFITKKFGDYLKRIRDKKKDAQPSKFPSLPAPEKSQKYPAKQQFQPRNEGKGQYNPKRYDSVQCRECKGFGHYANECANRLRKNKGYNVSLSDE